A window of Paraburkholderia bryophila contains these coding sequences:
- a CDS encoding amino acid ABC transporter ATP-binding protein: protein MSSTIISAKQIVKKYGHHEVLRGLSLDLRRSEVTCIIGPSGSGKSTLLRCMAFLEKYDSGRVEIEGRLLGYNEVNGQRRLATPAEIDDVRKSVGFVFQHFNLWPHMSALENVAMPIYLAASCSRGEARVRAKVALEKVGLKEKADSYPGQLSGGQQQRVGIARALAKQPDVILFDEPTSSLDPEIVGEVLQVMRQLAQEGMTMAVVTHEMGFAAQVADQVVFVDGGVISARGAPRDVFAQTGNPRLTRFLKDFLDRNAFFVDPAY from the coding sequence ATGAGTTCGACCATCATCAGCGCCAAACAGATTGTCAAGAAATATGGGCATCACGAGGTATTGCGGGGACTCTCGCTGGACCTGCGACGCTCGGAGGTGACCTGCATTATCGGCCCGTCGGGATCGGGGAAGAGCACTCTCCTGCGATGCATGGCGTTTCTCGAGAAGTACGACAGTGGCCGCGTCGAGATAGAGGGGCGTTTGCTCGGCTACAACGAAGTCAATGGGCAACGGCGGCTGGCTACGCCGGCCGAGATCGACGACGTGCGCAAAAGCGTCGGGTTTGTGTTTCAGCACTTCAATTTGTGGCCTCACATGTCCGCGTTGGAGAACGTCGCGATGCCGATTTACCTCGCGGCAAGCTGTTCACGAGGCGAAGCGAGAGTCCGCGCCAAAGTCGCGCTTGAAAAAGTCGGACTGAAGGAAAAGGCCGACAGCTATCCGGGGCAACTGTCGGGCGGACAGCAACAGCGTGTCGGGATCGCCCGCGCGCTGGCAAAACAGCCTGACGTCATTCTGTTCGACGAACCCACGTCCTCACTGGATCCGGAAATCGTGGGCGAAGTGCTTCAGGTGATGCGTCAACTTGCGCAGGAGGGTATGACCATGGCCGTCGTCACGCACGAGATGGGGTTTGCCGCACAGGTAGCGGACCAGGTCGTTTTTGTCGACGGCGGCGTTATCTCGGCGCGCGGTGCGCCGAGAGACGTGTTTGCGCAGACCGGCAATCCACGCCTTACGCGCTTCCTCAAAGACTTCCTCGACAGAAACGCGTTCTTCGTCGACCCCGCTTATTGA
- a CDS encoding D-serine ammonia-lyase, with product MAKLLHPTDLLNRLQARTPLLWLNPHLGEALPPDAPHPVLIEDAEQRIRRHEPLLKRLFPELRETGGRIESSLMPADALQLALGHVSDRDAWFVKRDDSLPVAGSIKARGGFHEVLAVAERIARDYGGMSANDPVDYLLSENTKRLFANHTIAVGSTGNLGLSIGVLAAALGFDAVVHMSRDAKQWKKQRLVSRGVRVIEHDGDYAKAVDAGRQAAQSNSRCHFVDDECSALLFFGYAAAARHLAVQLEQAGRVVDEAHPLFVTIPCGVGGAPGGITYGLKALFGQHVHCFFAEPVASPCMLVQLAAVHDEPLSVYDIGLDNRTEADGLAVGQASRFVSPLMKAQLSGIFTVPDDTLYRHLRIARTSLGIALEPSAAAAIGGPGWLANSPEGKRYIQSHAPSYAQSAHVIWTTGGSLVPAEECARYARVAA from the coding sequence ATGGCGAAGCTTTTACACCCCACCGATCTATTAAACAGGCTGCAGGCACGCACGCCGCTGTTGTGGCTGAACCCACACTTAGGCGAGGCACTGCCGCCCGACGCGCCGCATCCCGTCCTGATCGAAGACGCCGAGCAGCGGATCAGGCGTCACGAGCCTTTGCTCAAGCGGCTATTCCCGGAGTTGCGAGAAACCGGGGGCCGTATCGAGTCGAGTCTGATGCCGGCCGACGCGTTGCAACTCGCTCTGGGCCATGTAAGCGACCGGGACGCGTGGTTTGTCAAACGCGACGACTCGCTGCCTGTCGCAGGATCGATCAAGGCGCGAGGCGGCTTTCATGAAGTACTCGCGGTTGCTGAGCGCATTGCGCGCGACTACGGGGGAATGTCGGCCAATGATCCCGTCGACTACCTGCTGTCGGAAAACACAAAACGGTTGTTCGCGAACCATACGATCGCGGTCGGCAGCACGGGCAATCTCGGACTAAGCATCGGCGTGCTGGCCGCGGCGCTGGGCTTCGATGCGGTCGTGCACATGTCGCGCGACGCCAAACAGTGGAAGAAGCAGCGACTGGTGAGTCGAGGCGTGCGCGTGATCGAGCATGACGGCGACTACGCGAAAGCGGTCGATGCAGGCCGCCAGGCGGCGCAGTCGAATTCGCGCTGTCATTTTGTCGACGACGAGTGTTCCGCGCTGCTGTTCTTCGGCTACGCGGCAGCGGCCCGACATCTCGCGGTGCAACTCGAGCAGGCGGGCAGAGTCGTCGATGAAGCTCACCCGCTGTTCGTCACCATTCCGTGCGGTGTGGGCGGTGCACCGGGCGGCATTACCTATGGACTGAAAGCGCTGTTCGGCCAACATGTGCACTGCTTTTTCGCGGAACCGGTCGCGTCGCCCTGCATGCTCGTCCAGTTGGCGGCCGTGCATGACGAGCCGCTTTCTGTCTACGACATTGGGCTCGACAATCGTACGGAGGCGGACGGGCTGGCGGTTGGACAGGCGTCGCGCTTCGTTAGTCCGCTGATGAAAGCGCAGCTCTCGGGGATCTTTACGGTCCCGGACGACACGCTCTACCGGCATCTGCGAATCGCGAGAACTTCGCTGGGCATTGCGCTCGAGCCCTCCGCCGCGGCGGCAATCGGTGGACCGGGTTGGCTGGCTAATTCGCCGGAAGGCAAGCGTTATATCCAAAGCCACGCACCCTCATACGCGCAGTCGGCGCACGTAATCTGGACTACGGGTGGTTCGCTCGTACCCGCCGAAGAATGCGCGCGATATGCGCGCGTCGCGGCTTAA
- the hutH gene encoding histidine ammonia-lyase: MDMTVQRILTPGSVTLGHLREIYEKGTPFSIDPEAMTGVVRAQDVVTALVNEGKTAYGINTGFGKLAQTIIPTGKLAQLQENLVLSHSVGTGECLDDQTVRLIMALKAVSLARGYSGIRPVVIERIVQLANGGFYPRIPSKGSVGASGDLAPLAHLAAALIGVGRVNYRGTEMSAKDALERIGVAPLELGPKEGLALLNGTQVSTAFGLVGLFGTERVFAAAVTTGVLSLEAIMGSKVPFDPRIHEARGQQGQIDVAAIYDDMLTGSGILDSHADCGRVQDPYSIRCQPQVMGACLQQIRYAAEVLRVESNAASDNPLVFADEGDVLSGGNFHAEPVAFASDALAVAIAEIGAMSERRIALLLDTHLSGLPAFLVEDSGLNSGFMIAQVTAAALASENKSLAHPASVDSLPTSANQEDHVSMAAFAGRRLATMVDNTAGIVAVEALAAAQGIEFRRPLRSTEAIEAAINDIRAHVPAYDKDRFFAPDLQAAKDWVMEYRLPLQHQATLPSYSA; this comes from the coding sequence ATGGACATGACTGTTCAACGGATTCTTACTCCCGGTTCGGTAACGTTGGGGCATCTGCGCGAGATCTACGAGAAAGGCACGCCGTTCTCGATCGACCCGGAGGCGATGACTGGCGTCGTGCGCGCGCAAGATGTCGTCACGGCGCTGGTCAACGAAGGCAAAACGGCTTACGGCATCAACACCGGTTTCGGCAAGCTCGCCCAAACGATAATTCCAACCGGCAAGCTTGCGCAACTCCAGGAGAACCTGGTGCTCTCGCACAGCGTCGGAACCGGCGAATGTCTCGACGACCAAACCGTTCGTCTCATCATGGCGCTCAAGGCAGTCAGCCTTGCCCGCGGTTACTCGGGCATTCGCCCCGTGGTGATCGAACGCATTGTTCAGCTTGCGAATGGCGGGTTCTATCCGCGCATTCCTTCCAAAGGATCGGTCGGTGCTTCGGGTGATCTCGCCCCGCTTGCGCACCTGGCCGCCGCGCTTATCGGCGTGGGTCGCGTGAACTATCGCGGCACCGAAATGAGCGCGAAGGACGCACTTGAACGCATCGGCGTCGCTCCGTTGGAACTCGGACCCAAGGAAGGCCTGGCGTTGCTCAACGGCACACAGGTGTCGACTGCGTTCGGTCTGGTCGGGCTGTTTGGCACGGAGCGGGTATTCGCCGCGGCTGTGACGACGGGGGTACTCTCACTCGAAGCCATCATGGGTTCCAAGGTGCCGTTCGATCCGCGCATTCACGAGGCGCGTGGGCAGCAAGGTCAGATTGACGTCGCGGCGATCTACGACGACATGCTCACCGGTAGCGGCATTCTGGATTCGCACGCCGACTGCGGGCGAGTTCAGGACCCGTACTCGATCCGTTGCCAGCCGCAAGTGATGGGCGCGTGTCTCCAGCAGATCCGCTATGCCGCGGAGGTGCTGCGTGTCGAATCGAACGCAGCCTCCGACAATCCACTCGTCTTTGCCGATGAGGGCGACGTTCTGTCGGGCGGCAACTTTCACGCGGAGCCGGTGGCCTTTGCGTCGGATGCACTGGCGGTCGCGATCGCCGAGATCGGTGCAATGTCCGAACGGCGTATTGCATTGCTTCTCGATACCCATCTCAGCGGTCTGCCGGCGTTTCTCGTCGAGGACAGCGGCCTGAACTCCGGGTTCATGATCGCGCAGGTGACCGCCGCCGCTCTCGCGTCGGAGAACAAATCACTCGCCCATCCGGCGAGCGTCGACAGTTTGCCGACGTCCGCCAATCAGGAGGATCACGTCTCGATGGCGGCCTTCGCGGGCCGTCGGTTGGCGACGATGGTCGACAACACGGCTGGCATCGTTGCCGTCGAGGCACTGGCGGCCGCGCAGGGTATCGAATTCCGCCGACCGCTGCGCTCGACCGAAGCCATCGAGGCCGCGATCAACGACATTCGCGCTCACGTGCCGGCGTATGACAAGGACCGTTTCTTCGCCCCCGATTTGCAGGCCGCGAAGGACTGGGTCATGGAATATCGGTTGCCACTTCAACACCAGGCCACGCTTCCCAGCTATTCGGCCTGA
- a CDS encoding transporter substrate-binding domain-containing protein, translating to MNFRLLVSIALSVATVSLSSGASAASPDALQRAKAAGVLQVATEEQYAPYDFIENGKHVGINVDILAEVGKELGLKVEYTDLPWDSVLPGLQAKKYDVVAGPAGISAERQARFRFLIPISIDTTVILKRKGDTSLVKSADIAGRRIGTQRAASPLQDLKAYASTLGKPPVIVEYVAFTQANADLAAGRIDGVANSSTNTLYTAEKRKDAFEAVVPGFGKPEYSSFVGRKDADSKTLLDAMDSALLKMEKDGRMKAIQIKWYGHQLDLPDHVPAP from the coding sequence ATGAACTTTCGTCTATTGGTTTCAATCGCTCTGTCTGTCGCGACCGTCAGTCTCTCATCAGGCGCCAGTGCGGCGTCGCCAGATGCATTGCAACGAGCGAAGGCCGCTGGTGTTTTGCAAGTCGCCACAGAAGAGCAATACGCTCCCTACGACTTTATCGAGAACGGGAAACACGTCGGGATCAACGTCGATATCCTCGCGGAGGTCGGCAAGGAACTGGGTCTGAAGGTCGAGTACACGGATCTTCCATGGGACAGCGTGCTTCCGGGGTTGCAGGCCAAAAAATACGACGTCGTAGCCGGGCCGGCTGGGATCTCCGCCGAACGGCAAGCACGTTTCCGCTTCCTGATCCCGATCAGCATTGACACGACGGTGATCCTCAAACGCAAAGGCGACACGTCGCTCGTGAAGTCAGCGGATATTGCCGGCAGGAGGATCGGCACTCAACGTGCGGCCAGTCCGCTACAAGATCTGAAGGCCTACGCGAGCACGCTGGGCAAACCGCCTGTCATTGTCGAGTACGTCGCCTTTACCCAGGCCAATGCGGACCTTGCCGCAGGACGAATCGACGGCGTGGCCAATTCATCGACCAATACGCTGTACACGGCGGAAAAGCGGAAAGACGCGTTTGAGGCGGTCGTGCCGGGCTTCGGCAAACCCGAGTACTCGTCTTTCGTGGGTCGCAAGGATGCCGATTCGAAGACCCTTCTCGATGCGATGGACTCGGCGCTTCTCAAGATGGAGAAAGACGGGCGCATGAAGGCGATCCAGATCAAATGGTACGGGCACCAACTCGACCTTCCCGACCACGTACCCGCTCCGTAA
- a CDS encoding porin yields the protein MKKSNSIGLSGLAIVASSVCTATAVHAQSTITLYGIVDAGVTYVNNAGGAHLYKFDDGVSYGNRIGFKGVEDLGGGLQAVFVLESGFRLGDGQYGFGGAEFGRQAYVGVKSSQWGTVTLGNQLDMTNEFVSVYNISASASGYAIHQGDFDRMNGDRLPNSIKYMSNDYAGFSFGGMYSFGNTTGNFHQKSAWSVGARYEHAAFNMGAAYTQLNNPFGIYAFDPYAMIGTKTFLGQPTVSVDPATGAMTDLYSASSFPVDKQGAFAIGAAYTIGDLMLSGDFTYTTIKGLGQTSHMQVYEAGASYSFTPALMLYGGYQHTSFEGNHWNQGSLGFHYLLSKRTDVYVSGDYLRASNGVNAVIGYGFTPSTSNTQSDLRIGVKHSF from the coding sequence ATGAAGAAAAGTAATTCCATTGGTCTTTCGGGACTCGCTATTGTGGCCAGCTCCGTATGCACAGCGACGGCAGTGCATGCGCAAAGCACCATCACTTTGTACGGCATTGTGGACGCGGGCGTGACCTATGTGAACAATGCTGGGGGCGCACACCTGTACAAATTCGACGACGGCGTGTCGTACGGCAACCGGATCGGCTTCAAAGGCGTTGAAGATCTCGGCGGCGGATTGCAGGCGGTGTTCGTGCTCGAATCCGGTTTTCGCCTGGGTGACGGCCAATATGGGTTCGGCGGTGCGGAGTTTGGCCGTCAGGCCTATGTCGGCGTGAAGAGCAGTCAATGGGGCACGGTCACGCTGGGCAACCAGCTCGACATGACGAACGAGTTCGTCTCGGTCTACAACATCTCCGCGTCGGCGAGCGGTTATGCGATCCATCAAGGCGACTTCGACCGGATGAATGGCGACCGGCTGCCGAATTCGATCAAGTACATGTCGAACGACTATGCGGGCTTCTCGTTCGGCGGTATGTATTCGTTCGGCAATACCACGGGCAACTTCCATCAGAAGAGCGCATGGAGCGTGGGGGCGCGTTATGAGCATGCGGCGTTCAACATGGGCGCGGCTTATACCCAGTTGAACAACCCTTTCGGCATCTACGCGTTCGACCCGTACGCCATGATCGGTACGAAAACGTTCCTCGGCCAGCCGACCGTTTCAGTCGACCCGGCAACCGGCGCAATGACGGATCTGTATAGCGCTTCGTCGTTCCCGGTCGACAAGCAGGGTGCGTTCGCGATCGGCGCGGCCTATACGATCGGCGACCTCATGCTGAGCGGCGACTTTACCTATACGACTATCAAAGGCCTCGGGCAGACCTCGCATATGCAGGTCTATGAGGCTGGGGCGTCCTACTCCTTCACGCCTGCCTTGATGCTGTACGGGGGCTATCAGCACACGAGCTTTGAAGGAAACCACTGGAATCAGGGCTCGCTGGGTTTTCATTACCTGCTGTCGAAACGCACGGACGTGTATGTCTCGGGCGATTATCTGCGGGCGTCGAATGGCGTGAATGCGGTGATCGGTTATGGCTTCACGCCGTCGACTTCGAACACGCAGTCGGATCTGCGGATCGGCGTGAAGCATTCGTTCTGA
- a CDS encoding M15 family metallopeptidase, with protein MNDPKTATYRAIENHFLRYQELQQVSVQENHNPMVSLASEFSGKILIEDPRMREFTGDDIYVRRTVARMLQLANDELQNIWPDCDLEVTYGYRHLDIQTSEFEAQRKETQRDFPLLNGVELDEATHRFVAAPEVAGHPTGGAVDLRIRRTAGDLLEMGTNLGDFSFDTYVFSPFITREAWHHRQILRACMLKAGFAPFDGEWWHFSFGDREWARYFNRSQAVYSQIRFSLF; from the coding sequence ATGAACGATCCAAAGACCGCCACTTACCGGGCAATAGAAAATCACTTTCTCCGATACCAGGAATTGCAACAGGTATCGGTGCAGGAGAATCACAATCCGATGGTGAGCCTCGCCAGCGAATTCTCCGGGAAGATATTGATCGAAGACCCACGTATGCGCGAATTCACCGGCGACGATATCTACGTCCGACGTACCGTTGCCCGCATGCTTCAGTTGGCGAATGACGAGCTTCAAAATATCTGGCCGGACTGCGATCTCGAAGTGACCTATGGCTACCGTCACCTAGACATTCAGACGTCGGAGTTTGAGGCCCAGAGAAAAGAGACACAGCGGGATTTCCCTTTGCTGAATGGTGTCGAGCTCGACGAAGCCACTCACCGATTTGTCGCGGCGCCCGAAGTAGCAGGGCATCCGACAGGCGGCGCGGTGGATCTCCGAATACGGCGTACCGCAGGCGACCTGCTCGAAATGGGCACCAACCTGGGCGATTTCAGTTTCGACACCTACGTGTTTTCTCCGTTCATTACACGCGAGGCGTGGCACCACCGCCAGATCCTGAGGGCATGCATGCTGAAGGCTGGGTTTGCGCCATTCGACGGCGAGTGGTGGCATTTTTCCTTCGGCGACCGGGAATGGGCAAGGTATTTCAACAGGAGTCAGGCGGTGTATTCGCAGATTCGATTCAGTCTATTTTGA
- a CDS encoding amino acid ABC transporter permease codes for MTFDLHVITGNWAQIQDGMFLTIVLWLCGCTLAMLTGFFAATLYHYLGETTRKLIRLYVVVFRGTPFLVQLFLLYYGGPSVGIVLSPLAAGLVGITLYAGAQFTELFRAGYESIPRGQVEAAEIFGLPNRSIVWHVQLPQMILIILPSLINLYLDTMKDTALLSVISIPEVTAILSGIGSSTYAFAETLFALGAFYWLMLEIVTFLGRSIERRASRYTTH; via the coding sequence ATGACATTCGACCTTCACGTCATTACCGGGAACTGGGCGCAGATTCAGGACGGCATGTTTCTGACCATCGTTCTGTGGCTGTGCGGATGTACTCTGGCGATGCTGACGGGTTTCTTTGCGGCAACGCTTTACCACTACCTCGGCGAGACCACCCGCAAGCTGATCAGGCTCTACGTGGTGGTGTTTCGAGGCACGCCCTTTCTGGTGCAACTGTTTCTGCTCTATTACGGCGGCCCTTCGGTCGGCATCGTCCTGTCACCGCTCGCCGCGGGACTGGTGGGCATCACGCTGTACGCGGGGGCGCAATTCACCGAGCTATTCCGGGCGGGGTATGAATCGATTCCGCGCGGTCAGGTGGAGGCTGCGGAGATTTTCGGGTTGCCGAATAGAAGCATCGTGTGGCACGTGCAGTTGCCGCAGATGATCCTGATCATCTTGCCCTCTCTGATCAACCTGTATCTCGACACCATGAAGGACACGGCGTTGTTGTCGGTGATTTCTATCCCTGAAGTTACCGCCATTTTGTCCGGAATCGGCTCGTCGACTTACGCGTTCGCGGAAACACTTTTTGCACTCGGGGCGTTCTACTGGCTCATGCTCGAAATCGTGACCTTCCTCGGACGTTCGATAGAGCGGCGCGCCAGCCGTTACACGACTCACTGA
- a CDS encoding amino acid ABC transporter permease, with the protein MNELLENLLPFVVKGLGATIFYSLSSASLGFVVAVIVCSMRLTNSRMAYGVSSFYVSMMRGVPLIVQLLIAYYCLPELGINVSPVVAAISTLGLCSGAYQAEILRGGFLGIPGGQIEAARMGGLSGRQILLFIQIPQAVRLTFPALINEATNMVKASSLISVVGVLELTRLAQNIAASTYKPLPAYAGAGLVYLAVTTCVAAFGKKMERKLAIEDIK; encoded by the coding sequence GTGAATGAATTGCTAGAAAATCTCCTTCCGTTTGTCGTCAAAGGATTGGGAGCAACCATCTTCTATTCGCTGTCCTCGGCAAGTCTGGGTTTTGTCGTCGCGGTCATCGTGTGCTCAATGCGATTGACGAATTCAAGGATGGCTTATGGCGTGAGTAGTTTCTACGTCAGCATGATGCGCGGCGTCCCACTGATCGTGCAGTTGCTTATCGCCTACTACTGCCTGCCCGAGCTCGGCATTAACGTGTCGCCGGTCGTCGCTGCGATTTCCACACTGGGGCTGTGTAGCGGGGCTTATCAGGCGGAGATTCTACGCGGCGGGTTCCTCGGTATTCCTGGTGGGCAAATCGAAGCGGCGAGGATGGGCGGTCTGAGTGGTCGGCAGATTCTGCTGTTCATCCAGATTCCGCAGGCGGTGCGGTTGACTTTCCCCGCGCTAATCAACGAGGCGACCAACATGGTGAAGGCGTCATCGCTTATCTCGGTGGTGGGCGTGCTGGAGTTGACCCGGCTCGCCCAGAACATCGCCGCCAGTACTTACAAGCCACTGCCGGCTTATGCCGGCGCCGGATTGGTCTACCTCGCCGTGACGACGTGCGTCGCGGCATTTGGGAAAAAGATGGAGCGGAAATTGGCGATCGAGGACATCAAATGA
- a CDS encoding pyridoxal phosphate-dependent aminotransferase, whose product MGKVFQQESGGVFADSIQSILKNEFRAEPDWSSTTTSQHSIDMNENHPRFEPPRLYEQETSLELLANRHGLNQASMIDFSLNVNPFGCSPDAIAAAREAIENANVYPDINLSVLRAALSRKYRHAQEKYLFGAGLDDVIKLLIHAWASPKDKILVHLPTFPRYALEARMHGCEVIGVKGKDSKKFDIDRYAEALRNNPISMAFICSPNNPTGEFVSGDVIEYLARSSPRTIFVVDEALINPATEGSLRLPERLKNVAVLRTFSKLFGLAGMRVGFAIADERLIDAVRLVRPPFNVSLPAAAAAVAALEDDDFIAKCSRIFVEESEYFRRRISEKPGVAVVGSHGNMMLLELESLSSSQAAAKLASEGLVVADATSFDGLQNTATLRISLRSRTENEKLISALLAL is encoded by the coding sequence ATGGGCAAGGTATTTCAACAGGAGTCAGGCGGTGTATTCGCAGATTCGATTCAGTCTATTTTGAAGAATGAGTTCCGCGCCGAACCTGACTGGTCGTCCACCACCACCTCGCAACATTCGATAGACATGAACGAAAATCACCCAAGGTTCGAGCCGCCTCGCCTTTACGAGCAGGAGACGTCGCTTGAACTGCTAGCCAACCGGCACGGGCTGAATCAAGCCAGCATGATCGACTTCTCTCTCAACGTTAATCCGTTCGGCTGCTCGCCGGATGCGATTGCCGCGGCACGCGAGGCTATTGAAAATGCGAACGTCTATCCGGATATCAACCTGTCTGTATTGCGGGCTGCGCTTTCGCGGAAATATCGGCATGCGCAAGAGAAGTATCTCTTTGGCGCAGGTCTCGACGACGTTATCAAGCTGCTGATCCACGCATGGGCGTCGCCAAAAGACAAGATTCTCGTCCACTTGCCGACCTTTCCTCGCTATGCCCTTGAAGCACGCATGCACGGCTGCGAAGTGATTGGAGTGAAGGGTAAGGACAGTAAAAAATTCGACATCGATCGGTACGCCGAGGCCTTGCGGAACAACCCAATTTCAATGGCCTTCATTTGCTCGCCAAACAATCCAACAGGGGAGTTTGTCAGCGGCGACGTGATCGAGTATCTGGCCAGATCGTCGCCCCGTACGATTTTCGTCGTGGACGAGGCGCTGATCAATCCGGCAACGGAAGGCTCTCTCAGACTGCCGGAGCGATTGAAGAACGTCGCCGTTCTGAGGACTTTTTCGAAGCTTTTTGGTTTGGCGGGAATGCGCGTGGGATTTGCAATCGCCGATGAGCGACTCATTGACGCGGTCAGATTGGTGCGCCCACCTTTTAATGTGTCGCTGCCTGCCGCGGCCGCTGCGGTCGCAGCGCTTGAGGACGACGATTTCATCGCGAAGTGCAGCCGGATATTTGTCGAGGAAAGTGAGTACTTCCGCCGGAGGATCAGCGAGAAGCCGGGTGTCGCTGTGGTCGGCTCCCACGGCAACATGATGCTGTTGGAGCTCGAATCGCTCTCTTCATCGCAGGCCGCGGCGAAGCTGGCGAGCGAGGGACTGGTCGTTGCGGACGCCACGTCGTTTGACGGCTTGCAAAACACCGCGACGCTGCGCATTTCTCTCAGAAGCAGGACCGAGAACGAGAAGCTGATTTCCGCGTTGCTAGCGCTCTAG
- a CDS encoding serine hydrolase domain-containing protein → MERRAFCAGSLGLAVLGPFAFAGCGGGKVQSGAFENWQRDFEAGVPARMLAAEVPGTAVAIVSKQTSTRYAAAFGFADLQQKRAFTVDTPTHLASVSKLFTASALVQLFERRGLDLHADVNSFIDFSVRNPAYPDLPITPHQLITHTSSISDDGYVDFSTDGDPTQTLSSFLRNYLVNGGAAYSPDTSFLKGKPGAQWSYCNVAVALAGYVVESVSKQSFSSYTSANLFEPLGMANAHWYLKEFAPNVLAKPYIYENNALVELPQEGYPDVPAGMLRCSVNNLASMLHAMLGGNTGQQAILSPSAVAAMLRQQIDPAIAAYQGLGWISEDINGRPFVGHSGSDSGASNMVVLTEDQNYAVAVLMNIDSTSDNEKFRSSMIEDLLAGVKLAG, encoded by the coding sequence TTGGAACGTAGAGCTTTTTGCGCGGGTTCTTTAGGTTTGGCGGTGTTGGGGCCCTTCGCTTTCGCGGGCTGCGGCGGAGGAAAAGTGCAAAGCGGAGCATTCGAAAACTGGCAGCGTGATTTCGAGGCGGGAGTTCCGGCGCGGATGTTGGCGGCCGAGGTTCCTGGCACTGCTGTTGCCATAGTGTCCAAACAGACTTCGACGCGCTATGCAGCGGCCTTTGGCTTTGCCGATTTACAGCAGAAGCGGGCGTTTACCGTCGACACACCTACTCATCTGGCGTCCGTCAGCAAGTTGTTCACCGCTTCGGCTTTGGTGCAGCTATTCGAGCGCCGTGGGCTTGACCTGCACGCTGACGTTAATAGCTTCATCGACTTTTCAGTGAGGAACCCCGCCTACCCGGATTTGCCGATCACACCACATCAACTGATTACCCACACGTCCAGCATTTCGGACGATGGATACGTAGACTTCTCCACCGACGGCGACCCGACGCAAACCCTGTCGAGCTTTCTACGGAACTATCTCGTGAACGGCGGGGCCGCCTATTCGCCCGATACATCGTTTCTCAAGGGCAAGCCAGGTGCGCAATGGTCCTATTGCAACGTTGCCGTGGCCCTCGCGGGTTATGTCGTCGAGAGCGTTAGTAAGCAGAGTTTTTCGTCTTATACGAGCGCCAATCTGTTCGAACCGCTCGGCATGGCCAATGCGCATTGGTATCTGAAGGAGTTCGCACCGAACGTACTCGCCAAGCCGTACATCTACGAGAACAACGCGCTCGTCGAACTGCCGCAGGAAGGCTATCCCGATGTCCCGGCCGGCATGCTGCGCTGCTCGGTCAACAATCTCGCCAGCATGCTGCACGCGATGCTGGGTGGCAACACAGGGCAGCAAGCGATTCTGTCGCCGAGCGCTGTCGCCGCCATGTTGCGCCAACAGATCGATCCAGCGATCGCCGCGTACCAGGGACTTGGCTGGATTTCGGAGGACATCAACGGACGTCCGTTCGTGGGACATTCCGGCAGCGATTCGGGCGCGTCCAACATGGTGGTGTTGACAGAAGATCAGAACTACGCCGTCGCCGTGCTGATGAATATCGATTCCACGTCGGACAATGAAAAGTTCAGAAGTTCAATGATCGAAGATCTTCTCGCTGGGGTAAAACTTGCGGGCTAA